Proteins encoded in a region of the Malaciobacter mytili LMG 24559 genome:
- the serA gene encoding phosphoglycerate dehydrogenase, translating to MSKHTIVVCDHIHEDGLNILKNTEDVNYVYAADIDKTALLDIIKDADVAITRSSTDVDEKFLNAAVNLKAVIRAGVGYDNVDMEGCSKRGIIAMNVPTANTIAAVELTMAHMLSCMRKFPYAHNQLKQDRIWKREDWYGNELFGKKLGVIGFGNIGHRVALRAKSFEMDVIAYDPYIPSTKATDLGIEYTTDFEDILACDIITIHTPKNSETVGMIGEKEIAKMKDGVILINCARGGLYDEEALYNNLKSGKIAMAGIDVFKKEPATDHPLLDLDNVTVTAHLGANTKESQKKIAIQAAENAIEAARGIAYPNALNLPIDETKIPSFVKPYIELTQKMAFLLAQSDKSAIRSITVCAEGKIAEYLDSLSTFAAVGALSVSGGDEVNYVNARFWAEEKGITFDTCELTNNSGYSNKVTVKITTEKGVNTISGTVFDGDMQRIIDINNFVLDIAPKGKMILLRNSDVPGVIGEVGRVLGNENINIADFRLSRGKNCALAVILVDENIKSDILEKLVNLEAAISVSYAEI from the coding sequence ATGAGTAAACATACTATCGTAGTTTGTGATCATATTCATGAGGATGGATTAAACATCCTTAAGAATACAGAGGACGTAAACTACGTTTATGCCGCTGATATTGATAAAACTGCACTTTTAGATATTATAAAAGATGCTGATGTAGCAATTACAAGAAGTTCTACTGATGTAGATGAAAAATTTTTAAATGCAGCTGTTAATTTAAAAGCTGTAATTAGAGCTGGTGTTGGATACGACAATGTTGATATGGAAGGGTGTAGCAAAAGAGGAATTATTGCTATGAACGTTCCAACAGCAAATACAATTGCTGCAGTTGAATTAACAATGGCTCATATGTTATCTTGTATGAGAAAATTCCCTTATGCACATAACCAATTAAAACAAGACAGAATCTGGAAAAGAGAAGATTGGTATGGTAACGAATTATTTGGAAAAAAATTAGGTGTTATTGGATTTGGAAATATTGGACATAGAGTTGCTTTAAGAGCAAAATCTTTTGAGATGGATGTTATAGCATATGACCCATATATCCCTTCAACAAAAGCAACTGATTTAGGAATTGAATATACAACTGATTTTGAAGATATTTTAGCTTGTGATATTATTACAATTCATACACCAAAAAATTCTGAAACTGTAGGAATGATTGGTGAAAAAGAGATTGCTAAGATGAAAGATGGTGTTATTCTTATAAACTGTGCTAGAGGTGGTTTATATGATGAAGAAGCACTATACAATAATCTTAAATCTGGAAAAATTGCAATGGCTGGAATTGATGTATTTAAAAAAGAACCAGCAACAGATCATCCATTATTAGATTTAGATAATGTAACTGTAACTGCACACTTAGGTGCAAATACAAAAGAATCTCAAAAGAAAATTGCTATTCAAGCAGCTGAAAATGCAATTGAAGCAGCAAGAGGGATTGCTTATCCAAATGCATTAAATTTACCAATTGATGAGACAAAAATTCCTTCTTTTGTTAAACCTTATATTGAATTAACACAAAAAATGGCTTTCTTATTAGCTCAAAGTGATAAGAGTGCTATTAGATCTATTACTGTTTGTGCTGAAGGCAAAATTGCAGAATATTTAGATTCATTATCTACATTTGCAGCAGTTGGAGCACTGTCAGTTTCAGGTGGAGATGAAGTTAATTATGTAAATGCAAGATTTTGGGCAGAAGAAAAAGGTATTACATTTGATACTTGTGAATTAACTAATAATAGTGGCTATAGCAATAAAGTTACTGTTAAAATTACAACAGAAAAAGGTGTAAATACTATTTCTGGAACAGTATTTGATGGAGATATGCAAAGAATTATTGATATTAATAACTTTGTACTTGATATTGCACCAAAAGGTAAAATGATACTTCTAAGAAACTCTGATGTTCCAGGTGTTATTGGAGAAGTTGGAAGAGTATTAGGAAATGAAAATATTAATATTGCTGACTTTAGACTTTCAAGAGGCAAAAATTGTGCTTTAGCAGTTATTCTTGTTGATGAAAATATAAAAAGCGATATATTAGAAAAACTTGTTAACTTAGAAGCAGCTATTTCTGTTTCTTATGCTGAAATTTAA
- a CDS encoding 30S ribosomal protein S1 yields MGIEDIEIGEDFDFEQMLNESFENAENNSVVNGVIVEITDDSALVDVGQKIEGKLNISEITVNGKLKYKAGDTIPVMLMGNRGERPAISYRKVLQKEKFDAFVKKYGDNFEDVIVEGKIVSVKNKGGFIVEDEDGCEYFMPMAQSYLKAIGAIGKKVKAKVLKVNTTQNSIIISRKKLIEESKAQKDSKITDILESGEAINGIIKKITSYGMFVDLGGIDGLVNYNEISYKGPVNPANYYEEGDEVTVSILSYDKSKQHLSLSIKAALPNPWEEIKDQLEVGDTITVTVSNFESYGAFVDLGNDIEGLLHISEITWNKNIKNPKEILTLGEEINVEVIELDIDKKRLRVSLKNLQEKPFEKFLKDHKVGDVIKGKVATLTDFGAFVTLGEIDGLLHNEEAAWETNAKCKNLFKKGDDVEVKIIKIDREKENISLSVKDITDSPAKKFQDTYRLGDIIKGPVKDIKDFGIFIKLDDNLDGLIRNEDFGPLKADEVKLGDEIEAVVVNIDTKRNRVRLSIKRLELQQEREVLKAVNDDSNMTLGDLLKDQIK; encoded by the coding sequence ATGGGTATCGAAGATATAGAAATTGGTGAAGACTTTGACTTTGAGCAAATGCTAAATGAGTCTTTTGAGAATGCTGAAAATAACTCTGTAGTAAATGGTGTAATTGTTGAAATTACTGATGATAGTGCTCTTGTAGATGTTGGTCAAAAGATTGAAGGTAAATTAAACATCTCTGAAATCACTGTAAATGGAAAACTAAAATACAAAGCAGGTGATACTATCCCTGTTATGCTTATGGGTAATAGAGGTGAAAGACCTGCTATTTCTTATAGAAAAGTTTTACAAAAAGAGAAATTTGATGCATTTGTAAAAAAATATGGTGACAACTTTGAAGATGTTATTGTAGAAGGGAAAATTGTATCTGTAAAAAATAAAGGTGGTTTCATCGTTGAAGATGAAGATGGTTGTGAATATTTTATGCCAATGGCACAATCTTATTTAAAAGCAATTGGTGCAATTGGAAAAAAAGTTAAAGCAAAAGTTTTAAAAGTAAATACTACACAAAACTCGATAATTATCTCAAGAAAAAAACTTATTGAAGAATCTAAAGCTCAAAAAGATTCTAAAATCACTGATATTTTAGAAAGTGGTGAAGCAATTAATGGAATCATTAAAAAAATCACTTCATATGGTATGTTTGTAGATTTAGGTGGAATTGATGGTTTAGTAAACTACAATGAAATCTCTTATAAAGGTCCAGTTAATCCAGCTAACTATTATGAAGAAGGTGATGAAGTAACTGTATCAATTTTATCATATGATAAATCAAAACAACACTTATCATTATCTATTAAAGCTGCACTTCCTAATCCATGGGAAGAGATTAAAGATCAATTAGAAGTGGGTGATACAATTACTGTTACTGTTTCTAACTTTGAATCATACGGTGCATTTGTTGATTTAGGAAATGATATAGAAGGACTATTACATATTTCAGAAATCACATGGAATAAAAACATTAAAAATCCAAAAGAGATTTTAACTTTAGGTGAAGAAATTAATGTTGAAGTAATTGAACTTGATATTGATAAAAAAAGATTAAGAGTTTCATTAAAAAATTTACAAGAGAAACCATTTGAAAAATTTTTAAAAGACCATAAAGTTGGTGATGTAATTAAAGGTAAAGTTGCAACATTAACTGATTTTGGTGCTTTTGTTACTCTTGGTGAAATTGATGGTTTATTACACAATGAAGAAGCTGCATGGGAAACAAATGCAAAATGTAAAAATCTATTTAAAAAAGGTGATGATGTAGAAGTTAAAATCATCAAAATAGATAGAGAAAAAGAAAATATTTCTTTAAGTGTAAAAGATATAACTGATTCTCCTGCAAAAAAATTCCAAGATACTTATAGACTTGGTGATATTATTAAAGGACCAGTAAAAGATATTAAAGATTTCGGAATTTTTATTAAATTAGATGATAACTTAGATGGTTTAATTAGAAATGAAGATTTTGGTCCATTAAAAGCTGATGAAGTAAAACTTGGTGATGAAATTGAAGCTGTTGTTGTAAATATTGATACAAAAAGAAATAGAGTTAGATTATCTATTAAAAGATTAGAATTACAACAAGAAAGAGAAGTTCTTAAAGCTGTAAATGATGATTCTAATATGACTTTAGGTGATTTATTAAAAGATCAAATTAAATAA
- a CDS encoding 4-hydroxy-3-methylbut-2-enyl diphosphate reductase: MQVKLASSYGFCFGVKRAIKIAESYKNSATMGPLIHNQNEIDRLKNNFNVGLYNTLDEVKQNDTVIIRTHGIPKNDLKELKQNKDAKIINATCPFVTTPQQIVKKMSKDNYSILIFGDSTHPEVKGVKSYGEDQEDVHVVMSVKDLDNIKFKYDKIATVAQTTKKKEVYLEIVNALILKNKEVRVFNTICDATFENQDAARDLSKEVDIMIVIGGKNSSNTKQLHAICLENCPDSYLIENSNEIDENWFKNKKICGITAGASTPDWIIQEVVNKVEKI, encoded by the coding sequence ATGCAAGTAAAATTAGCATCTAGCTATGGTTTTTGTTTTGGAGTAAAAAGAGCTATCAAAATAGCAGAGTCATATAAAAACTCTGCTACTATGGGACCACTTATTCATAATCAAAATGAAATTGATAGATTAAAAAACAACTTTAATGTGGGTTTATATAATACTTTAGATGAAGTAAAACAAAATGATACAGTTATTATTAGAACTCATGGTATCCCTAAGAATGACCTAAAAGAGTTAAAACAAAATAAAGATGCAAAAATTATCAATGCCACATGTCCTTTTGTTACAACTCCTCAGCAAATTGTAAAAAAAATGTCAAAAGATAACTACTCTATTTTAATCTTTGGAGATAGCACACATCCTGAAGTAAAAGGGGTTAAATCTTATGGTGAAGACCAAGAAGATGTCCATGTGGTTATGTCTGTAAAAGACCTAGATAATATAAAATTTAAATATGACAAAATAGCTACTGTTGCACAAACAACAAAGAAAAAAGAGGTTTATTTAGAAATTGTAAATGCTTTAATTTTAAAAAATAAAGAAGTTAGAGTTTTTAATACAATTTGTGATGCAACTTTTGAAAACCAAGATGCAGCAAGAGATTTATCAAAAGAAGTTGATATTATGATAGTAATTGGAGGTAAAAACTCTTCAAATACAAAACAACTTCATGCTATATGTTTAGAAAACTGTCCAGACTCTTATTTAATTGAAAACTCAAATGAAATTGATGAAAATTGGTTTAAAAACAAAAAAATTTGTGGTATAACTGCTGGTGCTTCAACTCCTGATTGGATTATACAAGAAGTTGTTAATAAAGTAGAGAAAATCTGA
- the aroA gene encoding 3-phosphoshikimate 1-carboxyvinyltransferase, with amino-acid sequence METFSIKKINKPFDITIDTISSDKSISHRCAMFSLFSKETSYIKNYLTAEDTLNTLSIVEQLGAKIKRDGSTVQITPTGELKEPSDVLDCGNSGTAMRLFCGLLASVDGAFTLTGDKYLRARPMKRVADPLRSIGAKIDGREEGNKAPLFIRGDKLKAFKYHSPINSAQVKSAMILAALKAEDICKYKEDELTRDHTERMLKGMGVNIFTDKEGFINIEPLKNSLKPLNITVPTDPSSAFFFAVAAAINPNSKVTIKNVTLNPTRIEAYKVLERMGAEIEYIQKEDIYEPIGDIVVKHKELKGVEVNENISWLIDELPALAIAMSLAKGKSKVSNAEELRVKESDRISSVINNLKLCGVEYTEFEDGYEIVGGNLKKATINSYGDHRIAMSFAIAGTICEMNIEDTQCIQTSFPNFKEILDTLY; translated from the coding sequence GTGGAAACATTTAGCATTAAAAAAATAAATAAGCCTTTTGATATTACAATTGATACGATAAGTAGTGATAAATCAATATCTCATAGATGTGCTATGTTTTCACTATTTTCAAAGGAAACTTCATATATAAAAAACTATCTAACAGCTGAAGATACTTTAAATACTTTAAGTATTGTTGAACAATTAGGTGCAAAAATAAAAAGAGATGGTTCAACTGTTCAGATTACTCCAACAGGAGAGTTAAAAGAACCAAGTGATGTTTTAGACTGTGGAAACTCAGGTACTGCAATGAGACTTTTTTGTGGTTTACTAGCAAGTGTAGATGGTGCTTTTACTTTAACTGGGGATAAATATCTAAGAGCAAGACCTATGAAAAGAGTTGCAGATCCTTTAAGAAGTATTGGAGCTAAAATTGATGGAAGAGAAGAAGGGAATAAAGCTCCTTTATTTATTAGAGGAGATAAACTTAAAGCTTTTAAGTACCATTCACCTATAAACTCTGCACAAGTAAAATCTGCTATGATTTTAGCTGCTTTAAAAGCAGAAGATATTTGTAAATACAAAGAAGATGAATTAACAAGAGATCATACTGAAAGAATGTTAAAAGGTATGGGTGTAAATATTTTTACTGATAAAGAAGGCTTTATTAATATTGAACCTTTAAAAAATAGTTTAAAACCTTTAAATATTACAGTGCCAACTGATCCTTCATCAGCTTTTTTCTTTGCAGTTGCAGCAGCGATTAATCCAAATTCTAAAGTTACAATTAAAAATGTAACTTTAAACCCAACTAGAATAGAAGCTTATAAAGTTTTAGAAAGAATGGGTGCAGAAATTGAATATATTCAAAAAGAAGATATTTATGAACCAATTGGAGATATTGTTGTAAAACACAAAGAATTAAAAGGTGTTGAAGTAAATGAAAATATCTCTTGGTTAATTGATGAACTTCCAGCTTTAGCTATTGCTATGAGTTTAGCAAAAGGTAAATCAAAAGTTAGCAATGCTGAAGAATTAAGAGTAAAAGAAAGTGATAGAATATCTTCTGTAATTAATAATTTAAAACTTTGTGGTGTTGAATATACAGAGTTTGAAGATGGTTATGAAATAGTTGGTGGTAACTTAAAAAAAGCAACTATTAACTCATATGGTGACCATAGAATTGCAATGAGTTTTGCAATTGCAGGAACTATTTGTGAGATGAATATAGAAGATACACAATGTATTCAAACATCTTTTCCAAACTTCAAAGAGATACTTGACACCCTATATTAA
- the pheT gene encoding phenylalanine--tRNA ligase subunit beta — MIVTRRWLEEYIDISKISTKEICKTLNSIGLEVDSVEEIRIASGVVVGKVLEKVKHPDADKLNVCQVDIGKEVVQIVCGAKNVDAGQIVPVAVVGCKLGEDFKIKKAKLRGVESNGMICSSTEIGLPKLNDGILPLDESIGELVIGKELNEYKLLNDDIIEIELTANRGDCLSIHGIARELSAFYNLPIIEHEKNLDNNELGIGQFLEVECESSVDSSLIFKAIDFTDFKLPVLHKIRVGLIDEYKENDISDAISYSTHANGVILNAYASNKADKLNDLSVLHIKKDKDGFDKVYGKELLSTICVEHQKIDNEDTTYILEASYINPEKLSRKVFEAKKKTGEIYYRASRGSEPNIKHGVDCFTTFISKFGAKIYNGAEAFVEDIETIYLDINIDKINSIIGQETPKAEIENILNALGFEVKEGLNNVFSIQVPLYRHDIKNIADVTEEIVRIIGIDNIKAKPLAIDEVNRVNKTSNDLIKKNKIRSKAIENGFFETVTYVFTNKENLQKYKFPTVKEELDILNPIVNELNTFRTTILLNLVEACSNNFKQGFKSASFYEIGKVFDENRNETFKISFIFSGAKEQESFLNAGKPVNIDFFEFAKKILNSVGKFELEPMQTIENSFVHPYQNANILIDGKNAGFISKLHPSVANEFDLPDTFIAEIDFEAIKNDLIKAKTTSKFQASRKDLSVVVPKDMPYSKIRNVITLIEDANIKQFNLIDTYSDEKLGNNESLTIRFVLQNDEKTLDDEDITTTMNKILEKLNNELSIGLRD; from the coding sequence ATGATAGTTACTAGAAGATGGTTAGAAGAGTATATTGATATTTCAAAAATTTCTACAAAAGAGATTTGCAAAACACTTAACTCTATTGGATTAGAAGTTGATAGTGTAGAAGAGATTAGAATTGCTTCTGGTGTTGTTGTTGGAAAAGTATTAGAAAAAGTAAAACATCCTGATGCAGATAAATTGAATGTTTGTCAAGTTGATATTGGAAAAGAAGTTGTACAAATTGTTTGTGGGGCTAAAAATGTTGATGCTGGACAAATTGTTCCTGTTGCAGTTGTTGGTTGCAAATTAGGTGAAGATTTTAAAATAAAAAAAGCAAAATTAAGAGGTGTTGAATCAAATGGTATGATTTGTTCATCTACTGAAATTGGTTTACCTAAATTAAATGATGGGATTTTACCACTTGATGAATCAATTGGTGAGTTAGTTATTGGTAAAGAATTAAATGAATATAAGCTTTTAAATGATGATATTATAGAAATCGAACTTACTGCAAATAGAGGTGACTGTCTAAGTATTCATGGAATTGCAAGAGAATTAAGTGCTTTTTATAATCTTCCAATAATTGAACATGAAAAAAACCTTGATAATAATGAGCTTGGAATTGGACAATTTTTAGAAGTTGAATGTGAAAGTTCAGTTGATTCATCACTTATTTTTAAAGCTATTGATTTTACAGATTTTAAACTTCCTGTATTACATAAAATAAGAGTTGGTTTAATTGATGAATATAAAGAAAATGACATAAGTGATGCTATTTCTTATTCAACTCATGCAAATGGTGTAATTTTAAATGCTTACGCAAGTAATAAAGCAGATAAATTAAATGATTTATCAGTATTACATATAAAAAAAGATAAAGATGGTTTTGATAAAGTTTATGGAAAAGAACTTTTAAGCACAATTTGTGTTGAACATCAAAAAATTGATAACGAAGATACAACTTATATTTTAGAAGCTTCATATATTAATCCTGAGAAATTATCAAGAAAAGTTTTTGAAGCAAAGAAAAAAACAGGTGAGATATATTATAGAGCTTCAAGGGGAAGTGAACCAAATATTAAGCATGGAGTAGATTGTTTTACAACATTTATTTCAAAATTTGGTGCAAAAATCTATAATGGAGCTGAAGCTTTTGTAGAGGATATTGAAACTATTTATTTAGATATTAATATTGATAAAATCAACTCTATTATTGGTCAAGAAACACCAAAAGCTGAAATTGAAAATATTTTAAATGCCTTAGGATTTGAAGTAAAAGAGGGATTAAATAATGTATTTTCTATACAAGTTCCATTATATAGGCATGATATAAAAAATATTGCTGATGTAACAGAAGAGATTGTAAGAATTATAGGAATTGATAATATTAAGGCAAAACCATTAGCAATTGATGAAGTAAATAGAGTAAATAAAACTTCAAATGATTTAATTAAGAAAAATAAAATTAGAAGTAAAGCAATAGAAAATGGTTTTTTTGAAACAGTTACTTATGTATTTACAAATAAAGAGAATTTACAAAAATATAAATTCCCAACTGTAAAAGAAGAACTTGATATTTTAAATCCAATTGTAAATGAACTAAATACTTTTAGAACAACTATTTTATTAAATTTAGTAGAGGCTTGCTCAAATAACTTTAAACAAGGTTTTAAATCAGCTTCTTTTTATGAAATTGGAAAAGTATTTGATGAAAATAGAAATGAAACTTTTAAAATTTCATTTATTTTTAGTGGAGCAAAAGAACAAGAAAGTTTTTTAAATGCAGGTAAACCTGTAAATATTGACTTTTTTGAATTTGCAAAAAAAATTTTAAATAGTGTTGGTAAGTTTGAATTAGAACCTATGCAAACTATTGAAAATAGCTTTGTACATCCATACCAAAATGCAAATATTTTAATTGATGGGAAAAATGCTGGATTTATTTCAAAACTACATCCAAGTGTAGCAAATGAGTTTGATTTACCAGATACATTTATAGCTGAGATTGATTTTGAAGCAATTAAAAATGATTTAATAAAAGCAAAAACTACTTCAAAATTTCAAGCATCTAGAAAAGATTTAAGTGTGGTAGTTCCAAAAGATATGCCATATTCAAAAATTAGAAATGTAATAACTTTAATTGAAGATGCAAATATTAAGCAATTTAACCTAATTGATACATATAGTGATGAAAAATTAGGAAATAATGAAAGTTTAACAATTAGATTTGTTTTACAAAATGATGAAAAAACTTTAGATGATGAAGATATTACAACAACAATGAATAAAATTTTAGAAAAACTTAATAATGAATTATCTATTGGATTAAGAGACTAA
- a CDS encoding phenylalanine--tRNA ligase subunit alpha codes for MKQWIEKITNANSLEELEALRVETLGKKGVLTLEFAKLKDIPNEEKKAFAQNLNESKIAVTNAIDERKVVLEEEALNKKLENEKIDVTRFNNELSSGAVHPVVDTMNRIITYFQNLNFAVEEGPLVEDDFHNFEALNLPKYHPARDMQDTFYNKDFSLLRTHTSPVQIRTMLSQKPPIRMIAPGTVFRRDFDLTHTPMFHQVEGLVVDSADKVSFANLKHVLVEFLQHMFGDVEVRFRPSFFPFTEPSTEVDISCVFCKGDGCRVCSHTGWLEVLGCGIVDENVFKAVGYENVSGYAFGLGVERFAMLIHNIGDLRSLFESDLKLLGQFK; via the coding sequence GTGAAACAATGGATTGAAAAAATTACTAATGCCAATTCACTTGAAGAATTAGAAGCTTTAAGAGTTGAAACTCTTGGTAAAAAAGGTGTATTGACTTTAGAATTTGCAAAGTTAAAAGATATTCCAAACGAAGAGAAAAAAGCATTTGCACAAAATTTAAATGAATCAAAAATTGCAGTTACAAATGCTATTGATGAAAGAAAAGTTGTTTTAGAAGAAGAGGCTTTAAATAAAAAGCTTGAAAATGAAAAAATTGATGTAACAAGATTTAATAATGAACTATCTTCTGGTGCTGTTCACCCAGTAGTTGATACTATGAATAGAATTATAACTTATTTTCAAAATTTAAATTTTGCAGTTGAAGAAGGTCCACTTGTAGAAGATGATTTTCATAACTTTGAGGCATTAAACCTTCCTAAATATCATCCAGCAAGAGATATGCAAGATACATTTTATAATAAAGATTTTTCTCTATTAAGAACACATACTTCTCCTGTACAAATTAGAACTATGTTATCACAAAAACCACCAATTAGAATGATAGCACCGGGTACTGTTTTTAGAAGAGACTTTGACTTAACACATACTCCAATGTTTCATCAAGTAGAAGGACTTGTGGTAGATAGTGCTGATAAAGTATCTTTTGCTAATTTAAAGCATGTATTAGTTGAATTCTTACAACATATGTTTGGTGATGTTGAAGTTAGATTTAGGCCTTCGTTCTTCCCATTTACGGAACCTTCAACAGAAGTTGATATATCATGTGTTTTCTGTAAAGGTGATGGTTGTAGAGTATGTTCTCACACAGGATGGTTAGAAGTTCTTGGTTGTGGAATTGTAGATGAAAATGTATTTAAAGCTGTTGGATATGAAAATGTTTCTGGATATGCCTTTGGATTAGGTGTTGAAAGATTTGCAATGCTTATACATAATATTGGAGATTTAAGATCTTTATTTGAAAGTGATTTAAAATTATTAGGACAATTTAAATGA
- a CDS encoding histidine triad nucleotide-binding protein: protein MCIFCKIVNNEIPNNTVLENDEFLCFHDINPAAKIHVLIIPKKHYDSFDVIEPELMSNMTKFIHEVASKLGVRESGYRIITNIGDHGGQEVHHLHIHLLAGEYVGRLVGAKK, encoded by the coding sequence ATGTGTATATTTTGCAAAATTGTTAATAATGAGATACCAAATAATACGGTATTAGAAAATGATGAATTTTTATGTTTTCATGATATAAACCCAGCAGCAAAAATTCATGTACTAATAATCCCAAAAAAACACTATGATTCATTTGATGTAATAGAACCAGAACTTATGAGTAATATGACTAAATTTATCCATGAAGTAGCTTCTAAATTAGGTGTAAGAGAGAGTGGATATAGAATAATTACAAATATAGGGGACCATGGGGGACAAGAAGTTCACCATTTACATATTCATCTATTAGCAGGAGAATATGTGGGAAGATTAGTGGGAGCTAAAAAGTAG
- the accA gene encoding acetyl-CoA carboxylase carboxyl transferase subunit alpha, which produces MATYLDFENKIKQIEEEILVAKSRADDHAVEILEKKLQKEVEKTFKNLNDYQKLQLARHPDRPYALDYIRGLLTDAYELHGDRHFDDDKAIVCYLGYIGEQKVMVIGEQKGRGTKNKLMRNFGMPSPEGYRKALRCARMAEKFNIPILMLVDTPGAYPGLGAEERNQSEAIAKNLYEFSTLKVPTISVVIGEGGSGGALAISVADKLAMMRYSVYAVISPEGCAAILWNDPAQAETAANSLKITAEALKDLNLIDDVIEEPLIGAHKQKENAIQALGDYFLNTLEELKQQTVAQRLERRYEKLMNLGSFAEGKK; this is translated from the coding sequence TTGGCAACTTATTTAGATTTTGAAAATAAAATTAAGCAAATTGAAGAAGAGATTTTAGTTGCAAAAAGCCGAGCAGATGATCATGCGGTGGAAATTCTAGAAAAGAAACTTCAAAAAGAAGTTGAAAAAACTTTTAAAAATTTAAATGATTATCAAAAACTTCAATTGGCACGTCATCCAGATAGACCATATGCACTTGATTATATTAGAGGTTTATTAACTGATGCTTATGAATTACACGGAGATAGACACTTTGATGATGATAAAGCTATTGTTTGCTATTTAGGATATATTGGTGAACAAAAAGTTATGGTAATTGGTGAACAAAAAGGTAGAGGTACAAAAAATAAGCTTATGAGAAACTTTGGAATGCCAAGTCCAGAAGGATACAGAAAAGCTTTAAGATGTGCTAGAATGGCCGAAAAATTCAATATTCCAATTCTTATGTTAGTTGATACTCCGGGTGCATATCCAGGTCTTGGAGCAGAAGAGAGAAATCAAAGTGAAGCTATTGCAAAAAATCTATATGAATTTTCAACTTTAAAAGTTCCTACAATTTCAGTAGTAATTGGAGAAGGTGGTTCAGGTGGAGCTTTAGCTATTTCAGTTGCTGATAAATTAGCAATGATGAGATATTCTGTATATGCTGTTATTTCACCAGAAGGTTGTGCAGCTATTTTATGGAATGACCCAGCTCAAGCTGAAACTGCGGCTAATTCACTTAAAATTACAGCAGAAGCATTAAAAGATTTAAATTTAATTGATGATGTAATTGAAGAGCCATTAATCGGTGCTCATAAACAAAAAGAGAATGCTATTCAAGCTTTAGGTGATTATTTTTTAAATACTTTAGAAGAGTTAAAACAACAAACTGTTGCACAAAGACTTGAAAGAAGATATGAAAAACTAATGAACTTAGGTAGCTTTGCAGAGGGTAAAAAGTAG